In Collimonas arenae, a single genomic region encodes these proteins:
- a CDS encoding MOSC domain-containing protein, with the protein MSTITTLTLYPIKSCAGISLQAATITTAGLSHQEVHDREWMVVDRAGQFLSQRSHPVMALIVPALQADVMTLQAPGMPSLEISTAPLVQAQATSMNVTVWDSSLSAHDCGDAAAAWFSQVVGQPSRLVRFDPEARRLASKKWTLDVDAPTRFADGYPVLLISQGSLDDLNQKLQAQGRAALPMNRFRPNIVIDGVDAFEEDFAAFIQAGPVRLQPVKPCTRCPMPAIDQATGKFGPDPMDIMLTYRGNPRVDGAVTFGVNAVLLEGAGEILRTGQEIEIELDF; encoded by the coding sequence ATGTCCACGATTACCACGCTAACGCTCTACCCTATCAAATCCTGCGCCGGCATTTCGCTGCAAGCGGCCACCATCACCACTGCCGGCCTCAGTCATCAGGAAGTACACGACCGTGAGTGGATGGTTGTCGACCGCGCCGGACAATTCCTGTCGCAACGCAGCCATCCGGTCATGGCGCTGATCGTCCCGGCTCTGCAAGCTGACGTCATGACGCTGCAGGCTCCGGGAATGCCATCGTTGGAGATTTCCACTGCTCCGCTGGTGCAAGCGCAAGCCACATCGATGAACGTGACCGTATGGGACAGCAGCCTGAGCGCACACGACTGCGGCGACGCAGCCGCCGCCTGGTTCTCTCAAGTCGTGGGCCAGCCCAGCCGGCTGGTGCGCTTTGATCCTGAGGCAAGACGCCTGGCCAGCAAGAAATGGACGCTCGATGTCGATGCGCCCACACGCTTTGCGGATGGCTATCCGGTGCTGCTGATATCGCAGGGCTCGCTGGATGACCTGAACCAGAAATTACAGGCGCAAGGACGCGCCGCATTACCGATGAACCGCTTCCGTCCAAACATAGTGATCGACGGCGTGGATGCGTTTGAAGAAGATTTTGCTGCATTTATCCAGGCTGGACCAGTGCGTTTGCAGCCGGTCAAACCATGCACGCGCTGTCCGATGCCGGCGATCGACCAGGCTACGGGGAAATTCGGCCCCGACCCGATGGATATCATGCTGACTTACCGCGGCAATCCACGCGTCGACGGCGCGGTCACCTTTGGCGTCAATGCGGTTT
- the gcvA gene encoding transcriptional regulator GcvA: MFERLPPTQTLRAFEAAARLGNYTRAGEELNLTHSAISHQIRALEQRTGRKLFQRDGRQMTLTDSGRLLAEEVRQALHALDLALQLGKVARQHAAQMLRVSVSPSFASAWLVPRLAAFHRQHPHISISLRSTHELSELDFSDADVAIWYGRAGDKSFRYQRLLKEVIFPVCSPAFAAAHPGITPQDLPQFPLLRFAHTLGWAPWFVTAGVKHGEPQSGPVYDDPMHLLDAAAADQGIALARGCLAHNHLASGRVVRLFDIHAPARGNYFSVSPFDTAKEGVINEFQDWLRAILAESTAQE, from the coding sequence ATGTTTGAACGCCTGCCGCCAACCCAGACCCTGCGCGCTTTCGAAGCTGCCGCCCGGCTGGGCAACTACACCCGCGCCGGTGAAGAACTGAACCTGACGCACAGCGCCATCAGCCATCAGATCCGCGCGCTGGAACAACGCACGGGACGCAAACTGTTCCAGCGCGATGGCCGGCAGATGACATTAACCGATAGCGGCCGCTTGCTGGCCGAGGAAGTGCGGCAAGCGCTGCACGCCCTGGACCTGGCTTTACAGCTAGGAAAAGTAGCGCGCCAGCATGCTGCGCAAATGCTGCGCGTCAGCGTCTCGCCATCGTTCGCCAGCGCCTGGCTGGTGCCGCGTCTGGCGGCGTTTCACCGGCAGCACCCGCACATCAGCATCAGCCTGCGCAGCACCCATGAACTGAGCGAGCTGGATTTCAGCGATGCCGATGTCGCCATCTGGTACGGCCGCGCCGGCGACAAGAGTTTCCGCTACCAGCGCTTGCTCAAGGAAGTAATTTTCCCGGTATGCAGCCCGGCGTTCGCCGCCGCCCATCCGGGTATCACGCCGCAGGATCTGCCGCAATTTCCCTTGCTGCGTTTCGCCCATACGCTCGGTTGGGCACCATGGTTCGTGACCGCCGGCGTCAAGCATGGCGAGCCGCAAAGCGGGCCGGTATACGACGATCCCATGCACTTGCTCGATGCAGCTGCGGCCGACCAGGGCATTGCGCTGGCGCGCGGCTGCCTGGCGCACAACCATCTCGCCAGCGGCCGCGTGGTGCGCTTGTTCGATATCCACGCACCGGCGCGCGGCAATTATTTTTCAGTATCGCCCTTCGATACCGCGAAAGAAGGCGTGATCAACGAATTCCAGGATTGGCTGCGCGCCATCCTGGCTGAATCCACCGCACAGGAATAA
- a CDS encoding MFS transporter, with amino-acid sequence MKLATRVFLIFSSGYFISYLARGINLPLAPLLSSELGLSPAQLGLLTSLYFFAFAACQLPLGILLDRFGPRRVLACLLLVAATGALVSANAHGFSSLLLGRLLLGIGTSACLMAGLKAIVAWFPHDHLPVMNGAIYAIGGLGAVATGTPIAWALGVTTWRVLFVVVAVLIVLIVLALFTLVPEKDEKHPKSTLGAQMRDIGGIFRSAVFWRTAPFVMASQGVFLGVQGLWAGPYLRDVSRLPAVAAANIVALVGLAMVLGAVGSGWLARRLQRRGISLHTTAGAGMFLFMLAQLLILLDAPLPGWLLWGMYGVFGTSGVLSYAALVREFPAHLAGRVSTGLTLAIFAGAFVVQYGFGLLLNAWPHDGGGYAAVAHRISWIVALVVQLVAGVWFCRPLRSAVSRTGDQLA; translated from the coding sequence ATGAAACTCGCAACCCGTGTTTTCCTGATATTTTCTTCAGGCTATTTTATTTCCTACCTGGCGCGCGGCATCAATTTGCCGCTCGCGCCCCTGTTGAGCAGCGAACTCGGCCTGTCGCCGGCGCAGCTGGGTTTGCTGACCAGCCTGTATTTCTTTGCTTTTGCCGCTTGCCAGCTGCCCTTGGGGATTTTGCTGGACCGTTTCGGTCCGCGCCGGGTGCTCGCTTGCCTGCTGCTAGTGGCGGCGACTGGCGCTTTGGTGTCGGCGAATGCGCATGGCTTCAGCAGCCTGCTGCTTGGCCGCCTGTTACTGGGGATCGGAACCTCCGCTTGCCTGATGGCGGGGTTGAAGGCGATTGTGGCCTGGTTCCCACATGATCACTTGCCGGTCATGAATGGCGCCATTTATGCGATTGGCGGCTTGGGGGCGGTGGCTACCGGCACGCCGATTGCGTGGGCGCTTGGAGTGACTACCTGGCGCGTGCTGTTTGTTGTGGTGGCGGTGTTGATCGTGTTGATTGTTTTGGCCTTGTTCACTCTGGTGCCGGAGAAGGACGAGAAGCATCCCAAGAGTACGCTCGGGGCGCAGATGCGCGATATTGGCGGGATTTTCAGGAGTGCGGTGTTTTGGCGTACCGCGCCTTTCGTGATGGCTAGCCAGGGGGTGTTTCTTGGCGTGCAGGGTTTATGGGCGGGGCCTTATTTGCGGGATGTGAGCCGATTGCCGGCGGTTGCTGCGGCGAATATCGTGGCGTTGGTGGGCTTGGCGATGGTGTTGGGGGCGGTGGGGTCGGGGTGGTTGGCGCGGCGGTTGCAGCGACGGGGGATTTCTTTGCACACTACGGCGGGGGCAGGGATGTTCTTGTTCATGCTGGCGCAGTTGCTGATTTTGCTGGATGCGCCTTTGCCGGGTTGGCTGTTGTGGGGGATGTATGGGGTGTTTGGGACTTCGGGGGTGTTGTCTTATGCGGCGCTGGTGAGGGAGTTTCCTGCGCATTTGGCTGGCCGGGTTAGTACTGGTTTGACCTTGGCGATCTTTGCTGGTGCTTTTGTTGTGCAGTATGGGTTTGGGTTGTTGCTGAATGCTTGGCCGCATGATGGTGGGGGGTATGCGGCGGTGGCGCATCGGATTTCTTGGATTGTTGCGTTGGTGGTGCAGTTGGTTGCCGGGGTCTGGTTTTGCCGACCATTACGGAGTGCCGTTTCGCGTACCGGCGATCAGTTAGCTTAA
- a CDS encoding M55 family metallopeptidase, with translation MKILISVDIEGIAGVFHPEQVRPGNPEYERARRLMTAEANAVIEGALAGGASDILVNDSHGGFRNLLPDLLHPAASQILGKPRLLGMMSGVETGVDGVMMVGYHGRAQSRGILAHTINGFSFARIWLNNQELGEAGIYGALAGEFGAPVIFGSGDDVFVAENQPLFPHATLVSVKTAQGANSGISLSPQNALALLKDGAATAISKLKDARPFVLQPTIKCKLQTQSPALADLFCQLPMLNRIDGVNLEFDAPSVQYAVRILNSLSAMSFMLR, from the coding sequence ATGAAAATCCTGATTTCCGTTGATATCGAAGGCATCGCCGGTGTATTCCATCCAGAACAAGTCCGTCCCGGCAATCCCGAATACGAACGCGCACGCCGTCTGATGACGGCGGAAGCCAATGCCGTCATCGAAGGCGCGCTAGCCGGCGGCGCCAGCGACATCCTGGTGAACGATTCGCACGGCGGCTTCCGCAACCTGCTGCCGGACCTGCTGCATCCGGCAGCCAGCCAGATCCTCGGCAAGCCGCGCCTGCTGGGCATGATGAGCGGCGTTGAAACCGGCGTAGACGGCGTCATGATGGTCGGCTACCACGGCCGCGCCCAAAGCCGCGGCATCCTGGCCCACACGATCAATGGTTTTTCCTTTGCCCGCATCTGGCTCAACAACCAGGAGCTGGGTGAAGCCGGCATCTACGGCGCACTAGCCGGAGAATTCGGCGCACCAGTCATTTTCGGCAGCGGCGACGACGTCTTCGTAGCAGAAAACCAGCCGCTATTTCCACATGCCACCCTGGTCAGCGTCAAAACCGCCCAAGGCGCCAACAGCGGCATTTCGCTATCCCCGCAAAACGCATTAGCGCTGCTAAAAGACGGCGCAGCAACAGCAATCAGCAAGCTCAAGGACGCACGCCCATTTGTCTTGCAACCGACAATCAAATGCAAACTGCAAACCCAAAGCCCGGCGCTAGCCGATCTGTTCTGTCAGTTACCGATGCTAAACCGGATTGATGGCGTCAATCTGGAATTCGACGCACCGTCAGTACAATACGCCGTCAGGATATTGAACAGTTTGTCAGCAATGTCCTTCATGCTGCGCTGA
- a CDS encoding DmpA family aminopeptidase encodes MLTLPHIGVLPSGPLNAISDVAGVTVGHATLAQDSIQTGVTVIRPHTGDPFRDKVPAAAVVFNGFGKSIGLVQVQELGVLETPIALTNTLSVGAVATGQIISAIAANPGIGRTDPTVNPLVFECNDGYLNDIQAMAVTAEHYRQALDSAAAEFSQGAVGAGRGMSSFDLKGGIGSASRYATIGGQQYCVGALVLANFGKLPALTLAGQRVGAQLLALNKPDSATPEMGSIIMIIATDAPLDARQLGRLATRCGIGLARTGSIYGHGSGDLALAFSTAQTVPYRPLEPVRHSSSLQDNLLDPLFEAVADSTEQAIVNALFAAETVTGRDGHQRQSLYDMAAGQTI; translated from the coding sequence ATGCTTACCTTGCCACATATCGGCGTACTGCCGTCCGGCCCGCTGAACGCCATCAGCGATGTCGCCGGCGTCACTGTCGGCCACGCCACCTTGGCGCAAGACTCAATTCAAACCGGCGTGACGGTGATTCGGCCACATACCGGCGATCCGTTCCGCGACAAGGTGCCGGCAGCCGCAGTGGTATTCAATGGTTTCGGTAAAAGCATCGGCCTGGTGCAGGTACAAGAGCTGGGCGTGCTTGAGACGCCGATCGCCCTGACCAACACGCTTTCGGTCGGCGCAGTCGCTACCGGCCAGATCATCTCCGCCATTGCCGCCAATCCTGGCATCGGCCGTACCGATCCCACTGTCAATCCGCTGGTGTTCGAATGCAATGACGGCTATCTGAACGATATCCAGGCGATGGCCGTCACCGCCGAACATTACCGGCAGGCGCTGGATTCCGCCGCGGCAGAATTTTCCCAGGGCGCGGTTGGCGCCGGGCGCGGCATGTCCAGTTTCGACCTCAAGGGCGGCATCGGCTCCGCGTCGCGCTACGCGACCATCGGCGGTCAGCAATATTGCGTTGGCGCGCTGGTGCTGGCCAACTTCGGCAAGCTGCCCGCGTTGACCCTCGCGGGACAGCGAGTTGGCGCGCAATTGCTGGCGCTGAACAAACCTGACAGCGCAACGCCGGAAATGGGTTCGATCATCATGATCATCGCCACCGATGCGCCGCTCGACGCACGCCAGTTGGGACGCCTGGCCACTCGCTGCGGAATCGGTCTGGCGCGGACAGGATCGATCTACGGCCATGGCAGCGGCGACCTGGCGCTGGCGTTCTCCACCGCACAAACCGTCCCGTACCGTCCGCTTGAGCCTGTCCGCCATTCTTCAAGCTTGCAAGACAACTTGCTTGATCCGCTGTTTGAAGCGGTCGCCGACAGCACCGAGCAAGCTATCGTCAACGCCCTGTTTGCTGCAGAAACAGTTACCGGCCGCGACGGCCATCAACGCCAGTCCTTATATGACATGGCGGCTGGTCAAACTATCTAG
- the gsiD gene encoding glutathione ABC transporter permease GsiD, with amino-acid sequence MTKPINPVAAIAAAPLPNTIRTPWSEFWRKFKKQHLAVAAGCFVLFLIVVAIAAPWLVPYDAENYFDYDALNAGPSLAHWFGVDSLGRDIFSRILMGTRISLTAGFSSVAVGAVIGTLAGLIAGYYEGWADRIIMRICDVLFAFPGILLAIGIVAILGGGMTNVIFAVAIFSIPTFARLVRGNTLALKHLTFIEAVRSIGANDRTIILRHIFPGTISGVVVYFTMRIGTSIITAAGLSFLGMGAQPPMPEWGAMLNEARSDMMTAPHIAIFPSLAIFLTVLAFNLLGDGLRDALDPKIDRR; translated from the coding sequence GTGACCAAGCCAATCAACCCTGTCGCGGCGATTGCGGCCGCACCATTACCAAATACCATCCGCACCCCCTGGAGCGAATTCTGGCGTAAATTCAAGAAGCAGCATCTGGCGGTCGCCGCCGGCTGTTTCGTGCTGTTCCTGATCGTAGTCGCGATTGCCGCCCCCTGGCTGGTGCCTTACGACGCCGAAAACTACTTCGACTACGACGCCCTGAACGCCGGGCCATCGCTGGCGCACTGGTTCGGCGTCGACTCCCTCGGGCGCGACATTTTCAGCCGCATTCTGATGGGTACGCGGATTTCGTTGACCGCCGGCTTTTCGTCGGTGGCGGTGGGCGCAGTGATCGGCACCCTGGCCGGCTTGATCGCCGGCTATTACGAAGGCTGGGCCGACCGCATCATCATGCGCATCTGCGATGTGCTGTTCGCCTTCCCTGGCATCTTGCTGGCCATCGGCATCGTGGCGATTCTCGGCGGCGGCATGACCAACGTGATTTTTGCAGTGGCGATTTTCAGCATCCCCACTTTCGCCCGGCTGGTGCGCGGCAATACGCTGGCGCTGAAACATCTGACTTTCATCGAGGCGGTACGCAGCATCGGGGCCAATGACCGTACGATTATCTTGCGCCATATTTTCCCGGGCACGATATCGGGCGTCGTGGTGTATTTCACCATGCGCATCGGCACGTCCATTATCACCGCCGCCGGCCTGTCCTTCCTCGGCATGGGTGCGCAACCGCCGATGCCTGAGTGGGGCGCAATGCTCAATGAAGCGCGCTCCGACATGATGACGGCGCCGCATATCGCGATTTTCCCCAGCCTGGCGATTTTCCTGACGGTGCTGGCGTTCAACCTCCTCGGCGACGGCTTGCGCGACGCCCTGGATCCGAAGATCGACCGCCGCTGA
- the gsiC gene encoding glutathione ABC transporter permease GsiC — protein sequence MFPYVLKRLMGLIPTLLIVAVVVFLFVHLLPGDPARLVAGPEADQQTVEMIRKDLGLDRPLPEQFVNYFSKALRGDLGTSLRSKRPVSTEIAERFWPTFWLTVTSMVWAVLFGLIIGIVSAVWRNQWPDRLGMTLAVSGISFPSFALGMLLMELFSVKLGWLPTIGADSWRHYILPSLALGAAVAAVMARFTRSSFVEILHEDFVRTARAKGLSETVVVLKHCLRNSLIPVVTMMGLQFGFLLGGSILVEKVFNWPGMGRLLIDAVEMRDYPIIQAEILLFSLEFIFINLVVDVLYAVINPSIRYK from the coding sequence ATGTTTCCTTACGTATTAAAACGCCTGATGGGCCTGATACCAACCTTGCTGATCGTCGCGGTGGTGGTATTTTTGTTTGTCCATTTGCTGCCGGGCGATCCGGCAAGACTGGTTGCCGGCCCTGAGGCCGACCAGCAAACCGTAGAGATGATTCGCAAGGATCTTGGCCTTGACAGGCCACTGCCGGAGCAATTCGTCAACTATTTCAGTAAAGCCCTGCGCGGCGATCTCGGCACCTCTCTGCGCAGCAAGCGCCCGGTCAGCACCGAAATCGCCGAACGCTTCTGGCCCACTTTCTGGCTCACCGTCACCAGCATGGTGTGGGCAGTGTTGTTCGGCCTGATCATCGGCATTGTTTCCGCCGTGTGGCGCAACCAATGGCCGGATCGTCTCGGCATGACGTTGGCAGTGTCGGGCATTTCCTTTCCTTCGTTCGCACTGGGGATGCTGCTGATGGAACTGTTCTCGGTCAAGCTCGGCTGGCTGCCGACAATCGGCGCCGACAGCTGGCGTCACTATATACTGCCGTCGCTGGCGCTGGGCGCTGCGGTGGCTGCGGTGATGGCGCGCTTCACCCGCTCCTCCTTCGTGGAAATCCTGCATGAAGATTTTGTCCGCACAGCGCGCGCCAAGGGCCTGTCGGAAACCGTCGTGGTGCTCAAGCATTGCCTGCGCAATTCGCTGATCCCGGTGGTGACCATGATGGGCCTGCAGTTCGGCTTCCTGCTGGGCGGTTCCATCCTGGTGGAAAAAGTATTCAACTGGCCCGGCATGGGACGGCTGCTGATCGACGCCGTCGAAATGCGCGATTACCCAATCATCCAGGCAGAGATCCTGTTGTTCTCGCTGGAATTCATTTTCATCAATCTGGTGGTTGACGTGTTGTACGCCGTCATCAACCCAAGCATCCGTTACAAGTGA
- the gsiB gene encoding glutathione ABC transporter substrate-binding protein GsiB, with amino-acid sequence MRTTRQFGKILASTAVVLTTQFAASHAFAAKDVTLAVASTFTTLDPYDSNDTLSQAAIKSFYQGLFGFDKDLKVVNVLADGYEVSKDGLVYTIRLRKGVKFQDGTDFKADAVKVNLERVINPDNKLKRINLFNRISKVDIVNDYEVKITLKEPFSPFINTLAHSSAAMISPAALKQYGNKDIGFHPVGTGPFKFVEWKQTDYMKVVKFDGYWKKGYPKVDSITWKPVIDNNTRSAVMQTGEAQFAFPLPYEQAELLKSKPNLDLITSPSIVQRYISMNTLQKPFDNPKVRQAINYAINKDALIKVAFSGYAMPQDGVLPQGVDYALKTGPWPYDPKKAKQLLAEAGYPNGFETELWSAYNHTTAQKIIQFVQQQLAQVGIKAKVMALEAGTRVEKVESAPVPANAPVRMYYTGWSSSTGEADWGLRPLLASESFPPKLFNTAYYKNEKVDADIAKALTTTDRAEKTVLYKDAQSEIWKDAPWAFLVTEKLLYARSKNLKGMYVMPDGSFNFDEIELK; translated from the coding sequence ATGCGCACTACTCGACAATTCGGCAAGATACTAGCCAGTACCGCCGTTGTACTGACTACACAATTTGCAGCCAGTCACGCCTTTGCCGCCAAAGACGTCACGCTCGCGGTCGCCTCGACCTTTACCACACTCGATCCTTACGACAGCAACGACACTTTGTCGCAAGCAGCGATCAAGTCCTTCTACCAGGGCTTGTTCGGTTTCGATAAAGACTTGAAAGTGGTCAACGTACTGGCCGACGGCTATGAAGTCAGCAAAGACGGCCTGGTGTATACCATCCGCCTGCGCAAGGGCGTCAAATTCCAGGATGGTACCGATTTCAAGGCAGACGCAGTCAAGGTCAACCTGGAACGGGTGATCAATCCGGACAACAAACTGAAGCGCATCAACCTGTTCAACCGGATTTCCAAAGTCGATATCGTCAACGACTATGAAGTCAAGATTACGTTGAAAGAGCCATTCTCGCCGTTCATCAATACCCTGGCGCACTCTTCCGCCGCAATGATTTCGCCGGCGGCGCTCAAGCAATACGGCAACAAGGATATCGGCTTCCATCCGGTCGGCACCGGCCCGTTCAAGTTTGTGGAATGGAAGCAAACCGACTACATGAAGGTCGTCAAGTTCGATGGCTACTGGAAAAAGGGCTATCCGAAGGTCGACAGCATTACCTGGAAACCGGTAATCGACAACAACACCCGCAGCGCAGTGATGCAAACCGGCGAAGCGCAATTCGCCTTCCCGCTGCCTTACGAACAAGCCGAACTGCTGAAGAGCAAACCGAATCTGGATCTGATCACTTCGCCTTCAATCGTACAGCGCTACATCTCGATGAACACGCTACAAAAGCCGTTCGACAATCCGAAAGTACGGCAGGCGATCAACTACGCAATCAACAAGGATGCATTGATCAAGGTGGCCTTCTCCGGCTATGCCATGCCACAGGACGGCGTGTTGCCGCAAGGCGTCGATTACGCGCTGAAGACCGGCCCTTGGCCTTACGACCCGAAGAAAGCCAAGCAACTGCTGGCGGAAGCCGGCTATCCGAACGGCTTCGAAACCGAATTGTGGTCGGCCTACAACCACACCACGGCGCAAAAAATCATCCAGTTCGTGCAACAGCAACTGGCGCAGGTCGGCATCAAGGCCAAGGTCATGGCGCTGGAAGCCGGTACCCGCGTAGAGAAAGTCGAAAGCGCGCCGGTTCCTGCCAACGCGCCGGTACGCATGTACTACACCGGCTGGTCGTCCTCGACTGGAGAAGCTGACTGGGGCCTGCGTCCATTGCTGGCATCGGAATCGTTCCCACCGAAGTTGTTCAACACTGCTTATTACAAGAACGAGAAGGTCGATGCCGATATCGCCAAGGCCTTGACTACCACCGACCGCGCAGAAAAGACCGTGCTCTACAAAGATGCACAGTCGGAAATCTGGAAAGACGCGCCATGGGCTTTCCTGGTGACTGAAAAACTGTTGTACGCACGCAGCAAGAATCTGAAGGGCATGTATGTCATGCCAGACGGTTCGTTCAATTTTGATGAAATTGAATTGAAGTAA
- a CDS encoding dipeptide ABC transporter ATP-binding protein — translation MQTGRRVLTVEQMSVGFTTSERKVEAVRNLSFHIDAGETLAIVGESGSGKSVSSQAIMRLIDYGGGRISGASMNFQRRDGSTVDLANADQNTMRRIRGSEIAMIFQEPMTSLNPVFTVGEQIAESIRLHQGKSVAEARAEALRMLEVVRIPEARRILDRHPHQLSGGMRQRVMIAMALSCKPSLLIADEPTTALDVTIQAQILQLIRALQDEMQMAVIFITHDMGVVAEIADRVVVMCRGEKVEENTVHAIFETPQHPYTQALLAAVPRLGAMHGTDMPERIAIAGAAVTSEMAAEAKIIRSIPGSDPQQQPLLKVRKLTTRFDVKSGIFSRVKQRVHAVEQISFDLYPGETLALVGESGCGKSTTGRSLLRLVDITSGSVEFGGRDLATLPRSELRSLRREIQFIFQDPFASLDPRLTVGYSIMEPLLVHGMAEGAQEKVASLLTRVGLLPEHAQRYPHEFSGGQRQRICIARALALNPKIVIADESVSALDVSIQAQIVNLMLDLQREMGISFIFISHDMAVVERISHRVAVMYLGQIVEIGPRRAIFENPQHPYTRKLMAAVPVADPNQRHRQREMQTEEIPSPIRDVGDLPIVEPLKQVGPGHFVATHRISASF, via the coding sequence ATGCAAACTGGCCGCCGGGTGCTGACGGTAGAACAAATGAGCGTCGGCTTTACCACCTCGGAACGCAAGGTGGAAGCGGTGCGCAACCTGTCCTTCCATATCGATGCCGGAGAAACGCTGGCGATCGTCGGCGAATCCGGTTCCGGAAAATCGGTCTCGTCGCAAGCCATCATGCGCCTGATCGACTATGGCGGCGGCCGCATCTCGGGCGCCAGCATGAATTTCCAGCGGCGCGACGGCAGCACAGTCGACCTGGCCAACGCGGACCAGAACACCATGCGCCGCATCCGCGGTTCGGAAATCGCCATGATCTTCCAGGAGCCGATGACCTCGCTCAACCCGGTCTTCACGGTCGGCGAACAGATCGCTGAATCGATTCGCCTGCATCAGGGCAAGAGCGTGGCAGAGGCACGCGCCGAAGCTTTGCGCATGCTGGAAGTAGTCCGCATCCCGGAAGCGCGCCGTATTCTTGACCGCCATCCGCACCAGCTTTCCGGAGGTATGCGCCAGCGCGTGATGATCGCCATGGCGCTGTCCTGCAAGCCGTCTTTGCTGATCGCCGACGAACCGACTACCGCACTGGATGTGACGATACAGGCGCAGATCCTGCAACTGATCCGTGCGTTGCAAGACGAAATGCAGATGGCGGTGATCTTCATCACCCACGATATGGGTGTGGTGGCCGAAATCGCCGACCGCGTAGTGGTGATGTGCCGCGGCGAAAAGGTCGAGGAAAACACCGTCCATGCAATCTTTGAAACGCCGCAACACCCCTATACCCAGGCTTTGCTCGCTGCCGTACCGCGCCTTGGTGCGATGCATGGCACCGACATGCCGGAGCGGATTGCCATCGCCGGTGCAGCCGTCACGTCGGAAATGGCGGCCGAAGCGAAAATCATCCGCAGCATTCCGGGCAGCGATCCGCAGCAGCAACCGCTGCTGAAAGTACGCAAGCTGACTACCCGTTTCGACGTCAAAAGCGGCATCTTCAGCAGAGTCAAGCAACGGGTGCATGCGGTAGAACAAATCAGTTTCGACCTGTATCCCGGCGAGACGCTGGCGCTGGTCGGAGAATCCGGCTGCGGCAAGTCGACTACCGGCCGCTCCCTGCTACGCCTGGTTGACATCACCAGCGGCAGCGTCGAGTTCGGCGGCCGCGATCTGGCCACGCTGCCGCGCTCGGAATTGCGCTCGCTGCGGCGCGAGATCCAGTTCATTTTCCAGGATCCGTTTGCCTCGCTCGATCCGCGCCTGACGGTCGGCTATTCCATCATGGAACCGTTGCTGGTGCACGGCATGGCGGAAGGCGCGCAGGAAAAAGTCGCCTCCTTGCTGACCAGAGTCGGCCTGCTGCCAGAACACGCGCAGCGCTATCCGCACGAATTTTCCGGCGGCCAGCGCCAGCGGATTTGCATCGCCCGTGCGCTGGCGCTGAATCCGAAGATCGTCATCGCCGATGAATCGGTATCGGCGCTAGATGTGTCGATCCAGGCGCAAATCGTCAACCTGATGCTCGATCTGCAGCGTGAAATGGGAATCTCCTTCATCTTCATCTCGCATGACATGGCGGTGGTCGAACGCATCAGTCACCGGGTGGCAGTCATGTATCTGGGACAGATCGTCGAAATCGGCCCGCGCCGCGCGATCTTTGAAAATCCACAGCATCCCTACACGCGCAAGCTGATGGCGGCGGTGCCGGTGGCTGATCCCAACCAGCGCCATCGCCAGCGCGAGATGCAAACGGAAGAAATTCCAAGCCCGATTCGCGATGTCGGCGATTTGCCGATAGTCGAACCGCTCAAGCAGGTCGGGCCGGGACACTTTGTAGCAACTCATCGGATTTCCGCTTCTTTTTGA